Proteins co-encoded in one Ziziphus jujuba cultivar Dongzao chromosome 9, ASM3175591v1 genomic window:
- the LOC107421552 gene encoding metacaspase-1 isoform X2, whose amino-acid sequence MNYDNIKCKTCGASTLVPPTAYQQRCSQCNKINYMTPKIQQPSANNNNDQYQCPFFRAFASKCCKDKKLKSPYPGSLNNIHSSSDTTSRRSNKRALLCGVTYNTRKYKLKGTVNDVINMKELLINQFHYPPESIKVMTGHGLRQPDFKDDEKDGFDETICPVDFLKEGMILDNDINTDIVKPLKKGVTLHAIVDSCHSGTILDLVHVYNHHKAMWEDNSPPSGIDKGTGGGLAICISACNDDKLAADTSAFGTGQKTMNGAMTFILCRALKQNPDITYGALLDTMSEAIQQVNAHRCLQSSICRKIFRHKVIQEPMLSSSEKFDVNTKKFIL is encoded by the exons ATGAATTACGACAACATAAAATGCAAAACATGCGGTGCTTCTACTTTGGTGCCTCCAACAGCTTATCAACAACGCTGCTCCCAATGCAATAAGATCAATTACATGACACCGAAGATACAGCAGCCCtctgctaataataataatgatcaaTATCAGTGTCCCTTCTTTAGAGCTTTTGCTTCCAAATGCTGTAAAGACAAGAAGCTCAAATCTCCTTACCCAGGTTCTCTCAACAATATTCATAGCTCCTCTGATACCACTTCTAGACGATCGAATAAGCGTGCTCTTCTTTGCGGGGTGACCTACAATACAAGGAAATACAAGCTCAAAGGAACTGTTAATGATGTCATCAACATGAAAGAGTTGTTGATTAATCAATTTCATTATCCTCCGGAGTCCATTAAAGTCATGACag GGCATGGCTTAAGGCAGCCTGATTTCAAAGACGATGAAAAGGATGGATTCGATGAAACTATTTGTCCCGTTGATTTTTTGAAGGAAGGAATGATCCTCGACAATGATATAAATACAGACATTGTTAAGCCCCTCAAGAAGGGTGTCACCCTCCATGCCATTGTCGATTCTTGTCACAGTGGAACTATTCTCGATCTTGTCCATGTCTACAACCATCACAA GGCCATGTGGGAAGACAATAGCCCTCCATCAGGAATTGACAAAGGTACTGGTGGTGGATTGGCGATTTGTATTAGTGCTTGCAATGATGACAAATTGGCTGCTGATACCTCG GCTTTCGGTACTGGACAAAAGACGATGAATGGTGCGATGACATTCATTCTTTGTCGAGCATTGAAGCAAAACCCAGACATAACGTATGGGGCTCTCCTTGACACGATGAGTGAGGCCATCCAACAAGTCAATGCACATAGGTGCCTCCAATCGAGCATCTGTAGAAAAATATTTCGTCACAAAGTTATACAG GAACCTATGCTATCGTCCTCTGAAAAATTTGATGTAAACACAAAGAAATTTATTCTGTGA
- the LOC107421552 gene encoding metacaspase-1 isoform X3 gives MNYDNIKCKTCGASTLVPPTAYQQRCSQCNKINYMTPKIQQPSANNNNDQYQCPFFRAFASKCCKDKKLKSPYPGSLNNIHSSSDTTSRRSNKRALLCGVTYNTRKYKLKGTVNDVINMKELLINQFHYPPESIKVMTEYEKGEFIPTKENIKNSLKWLVDGCKAGDSLVFYFSGHGLRQPDFKDDEKDGFDETICPVDFLKEGMILDNDINTDIVKPLKKGVTLHAIVDSCHSGTILDLVHVYNHHKAMWEDNSPPSGIDKGTGGGLAICISACNDDKLAADTSEPMLSSSEKFDVNTKKFIL, from the exons ATGAATTACGACAACATAAAATGCAAAACATGCGGTGCTTCTACTTTGGTGCCTCCAACAGCTTATCAACAACGCTGCTCCCAATGCAATAAGATCAATTACATGACACCGAAGATACAGCAGCCCtctgctaataataataatgatcaaTATCAGTGTCCCTTCTTTAGAGCTTTTGCTTCCAAATGCTGTAAAGACAAGAAGCTCAAATCTCCTTACCCAGGTTCTCTCAACAATATTCATAGCTCCTCTGATACCACTTCTAGACGATCGAATAAGCGTGCTCTTCTTTGCGGGGTGACCTACAATACAAGGAAATACAAGCTCAAAGGAACTGTTAATGATGTCATCAACATGAAAGAGTTGTTGATTAATCAATTTCATTATCCTCCGGAGTCCATTAAAGTCATGACag AATATGAGAAAGGGGAGTTTATTCCAACAaaggaaaacataaaaaactCCCTAAAATGGCTGGTGGATGGTTGTAAAGCTGGAGATTCACTGGTGTTCTACTTCTCAGGGCATGGCTTAAGGCAGCCTGATTTCAAAGACGATGAAAAGGATGGATTCGATGAAACTATTTGTCCCGTTGATTTTTTGAAGGAAGGAATGATCCTCGACAATGATATAAATACAGACATTGTTAAGCCCCTCAAGAAGGGTGTCACCCTCCATGCCATTGTCGATTCTTGTCACAGTGGAACTATTCTCGATCTTGTCCATGTCTACAACCATCACAA GGCCATGTGGGAAGACAATAGCCCTCCATCAGGAATTGACAAAGGTACTGGTGGTGGATTGGCGATTTGTATTAGTGCTTGCAATGATGACAAATTGGCTGCTGATACCTCG GAACCTATGCTATCGTCCTCTGAAAAATTTGATGTAAACACAAAGAAATTTATTCTGTGA
- the LOC107421552 gene encoding metacaspase-1 isoform X1 has product MNYDNIKCKTCGASTLVPPTAYQQRCSQCNKINYMTPKIQQPSANNNNDQYQCPFFRAFASKCCKDKKLKSPYPGSLNNIHSSSDTTSRRSNKRALLCGVTYNTRKYKLKGTVNDVINMKELLINQFHYPPESIKVMTEYEKGEFIPTKENIKNSLKWLVDGCKAGDSLVFYFSGHGLRQPDFKDDEKDGFDETICPVDFLKEGMILDNDINTDIVKPLKKGVTLHAIVDSCHSGTILDLVHVYNHHKAMWEDNSPPSGIDKGTGGGLAICISACNDDKLAADTSAFGTGQKTMNGAMTFILCRALKQNPDITYGALLDTMSEAIQQVNAHRCLQSSICRKIFRHKVIQEPMLSSSEKFDVNTKKFIL; this is encoded by the exons ATGAATTACGACAACATAAAATGCAAAACATGCGGTGCTTCTACTTTGGTGCCTCCAACAGCTTATCAACAACGCTGCTCCCAATGCAATAAGATCAATTACATGACACCGAAGATACAGCAGCCCtctgctaataataataatgatcaaTATCAGTGTCCCTTCTTTAGAGCTTTTGCTTCCAAATGCTGTAAAGACAAGAAGCTCAAATCTCCTTACCCAGGTTCTCTCAACAATATTCATAGCTCCTCTGATACCACTTCTAGACGATCGAATAAGCGTGCTCTTCTTTGCGGGGTGACCTACAATACAAGGAAATACAAGCTCAAAGGAACTGTTAATGATGTCATCAACATGAAAGAGTTGTTGATTAATCAATTTCATTATCCTCCGGAGTCCATTAAAGTCATGACag AATATGAGAAAGGGGAGTTTATTCCAACAaaggaaaacataaaaaactCCCTAAAATGGCTGGTGGATGGTTGTAAAGCTGGAGATTCACTGGTGTTCTACTTCTCAGGGCATGGCTTAAGGCAGCCTGATTTCAAAGACGATGAAAAGGATGGATTCGATGAAACTATTTGTCCCGTTGATTTTTTGAAGGAAGGAATGATCCTCGACAATGATATAAATACAGACATTGTTAAGCCCCTCAAGAAGGGTGTCACCCTCCATGCCATTGTCGATTCTTGTCACAGTGGAACTATTCTCGATCTTGTCCATGTCTACAACCATCACAA GGCCATGTGGGAAGACAATAGCCCTCCATCAGGAATTGACAAAGGTACTGGTGGTGGATTGGCGATTTGTATTAGTGCTTGCAATGATGACAAATTGGCTGCTGATACCTCG GCTTTCGGTACTGGACAAAAGACGATGAATGGTGCGATGACATTCATTCTTTGTCGAGCATTGAAGCAAAACCCAGACATAACGTATGGGGCTCTCCTTGACACGATGAGTGAGGCCATCCAACAAGTCAATGCACATAGGTGCCTCCAATCGAGCATCTGTAGAAAAATATTTCGTCACAAAGTTATACAG GAACCTATGCTATCGTCCTCTGAAAAATTTGATGTAAACACAAAGAAATTTATTCTGTGA